A genomic window from Candidatus Poribacteria bacterium includes:
- a CDS encoding transposase — translation MPTRDPVPDTGTTRARRRSMRLPEYDYAQAGAYHVTIVTYRRVCRFGDVADGEMRMNESGRIVDKAWDDLPSHYAHVVLGAFIVMPNHVHGIIVLMDDDRRVAVGAGLRPAPTSPSSLTRHGLPEIIRALKSFSARRINAARSTPGAPVWQRGYYERIIRDEDEMNDVRAYIEANPLRWADDPENIGM, via the coding sequence ATGCCAACGCGTGATCCGGTACCCGACACAGGTACCACGCGTGCTCGTCGTCGTTCAATGCGCCTGCCTGAGTACGACTACGCGCAGGCGGGTGCGTACCACGTCACGATCGTTACCTACCGGCGCGTCTGCCGATTCGGCGACGTGGCGGACGGTGAGATGCGGATGAATGAGAGTGGTCGGATCGTGGACAAGGCGTGGGACGATCTTCCGAGCCACTATGCGCACGTGGTACTGGGTGCGTTCATCGTCATGCCGAATCATGTGCATGGAATCATCGTCTTGATGGACGACGATAGGCGTGTTGCGGTAGGGGCGGGTCTCAGACCCGCCCCTACGTCCCCATCATCACTCACTCGGCACGGCTTGCCGGAGATCATCCGCGCACTCAAGTCGTTCTCGGCGAGGCGCATCAACGCGGCGCGGAGCACTCCCGGCGCGCCAGTGTGGCAACGCGGATACTACGAGCGCATCATCCGCGACGAAGACGAGATGAACGACGTCCGCGCCTATATCGAGGCGAACCCCCTGCGGTGGGCGGACGATCCGGAGAACATCGGCATGTAG